CTGCGGACGATGGCTCCTCCTGGTGTGATTATTCAGATTCTCCAGGACATGGTTCCAGCTTACACACAGAATGGGCCCACTTGCAGGACCAGCTTCATAAGGTAATATATAATTATTTTGACTTCCATGGTTGTTGATTAATCATGAATCATGAGTTTGCGTCGATATCAGGAAGTTTGACGGTGAGGCTCTTCTGGTTTCTCTGTAGATGGGCTACAGGGAAGGCATATCCGAAGGGCGGAAGGACGCTGCCCAAGAGGGCTTCAATCTTGGGCATAGGCAATCTGCGCCTGAAGGATACAAGTGGGGTCTCGTTCGGGGAATTACTAGGTGAACTGGATTTCTGGTCATGCCAACTACAGTTTTCTTTATAGACTTCCTCTTATATACTGTTCTTATTGTTTTTTTGTTGCCCTTAAAAAAGCAGTGCATTGGCTAGTCTTCCGGATAGTCTAAAAGAAAAGTTGCTGCTAGACGCCCAGCATAGAGGGAAACTTGAAGATTTGCGCAACTCTGTGCAAGAAATTTCACCAGAGGCTGCAGTGCGGATGTTCCATGAGAGTATTATTCAGGATAATGCTCCGCTAGTGGAAAGCAGGCTTCAAACTATTCCAAATGATCTTCTGCTGTTGTTGCGCGAATGCCCAGATGTTCAAGTTCCTGAAGAGTTGAAACGAGCTCCATAAGCAAGGTCGAAAGTGAAAGTGAAATTGCAAGCACCACTGATTTTGATCTCTGGTAGAATCACTTAGACTGAGTTCTTCTGAAGGATGCAGTTGTAAACACTGTGATACTAAGGATGCAGTAGATCATGTCACCCATTTTACGCTATGAAACTCCTGTAAATTCACATTATGAATGACTATAGTAATATATTTCTTTGTGACTGTTGCATCTTTCTGTTCTTCCTTTCCCAACCGTTGCTCTGGTCTACTTAACCCTTGGCATCTGCAATTGCTAATGAAGTGTATTGGTATTCTTCATTGATATATTCTTGGGAAAGTATGAATAATTGTTACACTCAGCACTCAGTGCAGATATCACTAGTTATTGTACTTTTGATAGTGTATAGGTTCTGATAATTTCTGGCATTTCGTAATACTGACAATTATGCTAAGTATTGTAGAAGTATATTTGTTGAAATTGGCATACTGCATATTTGATGAAACCTCTCGTCTCATTGTTTTTCATATCTAACGAGCATTTATCAACTTTTCTCTTTTTCATGTTCTGTGCAGACAGAAAATGCTAGTTTGCATCGGCTGGCTTCAGCAAATGCACTCAAATCTGCTCAACCGAAGGGCCTGATCCACTCTCATAGTTGCTATGACCTACTGCTGTTAATGGGATGTTAACTGCATGCTAATATGTCCTTTGATGGTCCACGGTAGTTATTGGACTGCACACCATGTCAGTAAATTGTCTGCTTCTATTTCTGTTACAGGGGTTGGTGTGATTGGAACATCTTGGTTTTGAATGTTAATGCCGTCTATTCATGGTGATGCATGCTTCAGGTTGGTGAGAGCATCAAACCTTTGTATCCGTTGTGCCTTGTGACTGTTGGTTTTGAGTGTTATATTCATGGTGATTCATGCTTGATCCATCTGCCTTCTTCACATGTCCGTTTGGAGTGTTTCTTGTTGTTCCTATTCAGTGCCATTTATTTCGTTTCATGTGGGACTATTTCTTGGTTGCTCCTGAGTTGAATGAAGTACCAGGCCCGCATGCAGACTCTTTTTGTCTGTCTGCATTGTTCAAGGCTGCATCTTATACTCATGACATTGCAGGACATAATTTGAAATGGTTTGGTGCGCAGCACCAGAAATCCCTGGACGAAATGATCGAACCTTTGGAGATTCTTCCGCCGCCTCTTGTTGCCTGATATGGCATTCGGTTAGCCTGTTATGCACTGTATAGCCCAGCAGGTTTGCACCATCTTGTTCTACTGTCTCAGTTTGGCACCAAAGTAGACCAGCAAACAACAGTTAGTTGCACTCATATCAGTTAGTTATGAATTTGCGTTGATATCAATCAAAGAACTTTGATGATAGGGCTTCTGGTTTCTCTGTAGATGGGCTATAGGGAAGTCATAACCGAAGGGCAGAAGGGCGCTGCCCAAGAGGGCTTCAATCTTGGGCATTGGCAATCTGTGCATGTCGGATACAGGTGGGGTGGGATTTCGTTCTGGGGATTACTAGGTAGTAGTAAGTTGCATTCCTGCCATGCGAATAGCTTGCTTCTTGTATATAGTTCCTTTGTGTCGttcttatttattatatattcCTTTTGTTGTCCTTCAAGCAGTGCATTAGCTAGTCTTCCTGACAGTCTAAAAGAAAAGTTGCTGCTCGATGCCCAGCGTAGAGGAAAACTTGAAGATTTGAACAACTCTGTGCTAGAAATTTCAGCAGAGGGTGCGCTGCAGCTGTTCAAAGAGAGTATTCTGGAGGATACTCGTCGATCAGAGGAAAGCAAACTCCAAACTATTCTTGTTGCACGACTGCCCAGATGTTCAAGTTTCTGAAGAGTTGAAACGAGTTCCGTAACCAAGGTCAGAAAAATTAAATTGCAAGCACCACTGGTTTCGAAGTCTGGTAGAATCACTTAGACCGAGTTCTTCTGAAGGATGTAGTTATAAATCCTGTGATACTAAGGCCCTGTTCGGTAATCATCCACTCCCGAAATCTGCAGAGCGGGGAAACTGCAACTCCTCCGTTTTACACTGCAGCTCCGTCAACTCCGCTCCCGGAGTTGTGGAGCGGAGTGGTACCGAACAGGGCCTAATTAAGATTTTCTTTATGGTGTAACCTTTCTTTGCCATGAACTCCTGTAAATTCCCATCATGAATGACAATAGTAATATTTTTCTTCCTGAGTTTCGCATCATCGTGTTATTCATTTACCATGCTCTGGTTTACTTGAGGCTTTTGGCATTTGCTAGTGTACCCGTAGTGGTATTTCCATTGATTTGATCCATTGCGGTATTCGTGGGAAAGTCTGGATAATTGCTGTACTCAGTGAAGATATCATTAGACATTCTGCTTTTGCTAGTTATAAGTTTTGAAACATTCTGCCATTTCGCCATACTGACAATGTGGTAAACTGAAAATGCACGTTCCCAGAAAATCATTAGATATTCTATGGAGCATTTACCCACTTCTTGTCCTTTCCACGTTTTGTGCAGAGAAAAATGCACTAAAATGTGATCGACGGAAGGACCTGATCCACTCCTCAGAGTTGCTATGCCCTACTGCTGTTAATGTGAGGTTAAATGCATGCTGATATATCCTTTGTTGGCCCATAATAGTTGTTGGGCTGCACACCATGTCAGTGAATTGTGTGCTTCTCTTTCAGTTACAGGGGGTTGGTGTGATTGGAGCATATCAAGCTGAGCATGAGCATCCCTCCTTCAGGTTGGTGAGAGCATCAAACCTTGTACCCGTTGTGGCTTGTGACTGTTGGTTTTGAGTGTTAATGCCATCTATGCATGGTGACTCATGCTTGATCCATCTGCCTTCTCCTCGTATCCGTTTGGAGCGTTTCTTGTTGTTTCTATTCAGTGCCATTTATTGTCATATCCGTTTGGAGCGTTTTCTTGCTGTTTCTATTCAGTGCCATTTATCTGGGGCTATGTTTTCGTGCTAaatcttgtttatttgtttgccaGGAAATGATTTTCTGGTGCGCACCAGAAAACTCTGGACCAAATTGTCGAATATTTGAAAATTCTTCTGCTGTCTCTTGTTACCTGACATGGCATTCGATCACGCCTGTTCTGCATCGTTACACCCCAGCAGGTCTGAACCATCTGTTCTACTGTCTCAATTAGGCACCAAATTAGACCTGCAACCAACAGTTTGTTGCATTGATAACACAAGTAGAGTCTCAGCAATCATCGGTTACTAGGTGTTTTAATTGCTTATTGTGTTTCTGGAGTTACTACTTAACACATTGCAAATAGGCAGCATATGGAAACAttcacatccataagatggaCAAAAAACTGGAACTTCCCTTTTGCTGATTATAATCACAGAGAATGCAAACAAACACGAAAGGATCACACATGATTCCTGAGACACGCACTCGCTACACATGCTGTCAATAAGAGTTTTATTGATCTTTGTCCAAGCAAGGAATacatctgaatattcttgccagtTTGCAGGTCTCATTTTTGTCATCGCTAAAATATCAGCATGAGCACAGCAGACCTATGTACACATGCACTACGCCACTACACTAACCAGCTGACTCAGTGAGCGAGACCCCTAGCGGCTCTCGAGTACAACTGCGCTATGAGCACAAGATCTCAGGTGCTGGTGAGCAGCTCTCTATCCTCACCGAGCAGGTCTCTGGCACAAATATCGCAGTGACCACCAAGTTAGAACCCCAATAACCATCATCTGCTCCAGCTTGAACCCCAAACTGCAAGTACAGATTCGACACCGCGCCATGAGTGAAATCTTCAGCATACCAACAATTTGTGCCACATGAATGCATTCTACTACTGGAAATGATTTTAA
The Aegilops tauschii subsp. strangulata cultivar AL8/78 chromosome 3, Aet v6.0, whole genome shotgun sequence genome window above contains:
- the LOC109746973 gene encoding uncharacterized protein produces the protein MEAPPSRQEGTYWHWHGNGEDAAADDGSSWCDYSDSPGHGSSLHTEWAHLQDQLHKMGYREGISEGRKDAAQEGFNLGHRQSAPEGYKWGLVRGITSALASLPDSLKEKLLLDAQHRGKLEDLRNSVQEISPEAAVRMFHESIIQDNAPLVESRLQTIPNDLLLLLRECPDVQVPEELKRAP